One region of Petroclostridium xylanilyticum genomic DNA includes:
- a CDS encoding nitroreductase family protein — protein sequence MSFLELAKRRYSVRDYKDTPVEEEKILQVLEAGRVAPSAVNYQPLYFIVVRDEELRKKILTTYPRNWIASAPVIIVVCGDHSKAWRRADGKDHCDIDTAIAIDHMTLAATDLGLGTCWVCAFNSMQCHKILGLPSHIEVIALLPLGYPADQADVDRHSTKRKKIEEIVYWDGFSK from the coding sequence ATGTCATTTTTAGAATTAGCAAAAAGGAGATATTCTGTCCGCGATTACAAAGATACTCCTGTAGAGGAAGAGAAAATTTTACAAGTTCTTGAAGCAGGCAGAGTTGCGCCCTCTGCAGTTAATTACCAACCGCTATACTTTATCGTTGTACGGGATGAAGAATTAAGAAAGAAAATATTAACAACCTATCCGAGAAATTGGATTGCAAGTGCTCCGGTAATTATTGTGGTATGCGGCGACCATAGTAAAGCTTGGAGGCGGGCTGATGGCAAGGATCATTGTGATATTGATACAGCAATAGCAATCGATCATATGACATTAGCAGCGACAGACCTGGGGCTCGGTACCTGTTGGGTTTGTGCGTTCAATTCAATGCAGTGTCATAAAATATTAGGTTTGCCATCCCATATTGAAGTTATCGCACTCTTACCATTGGGTTATCCGGCTGACCAGGCAGACGTTGACCGGCATAGCACCAAAAGGAAGAAAATAGAGGAAATAGTGTATTGGGATGGGTTTTCTAAATAA
- a CDS encoding glycoside hydrolase family 3 C-terminal domain-containing protein — protein sequence MCEIPAYKNEELSFEERAKDLVSRMTLEEKVTQMIYNAPAIPRLGIPSYNWWNEALHGVARAGVATMFPQAIGMAATFDEDLVYKVADVISTEGRAKYHEFQRKGDHGIYKGLTFWSPNINIFRDPRWGRGHETYGEDPYLTGRLGVAFVKGIQGNDEKYLKAAACAKHYAVHSGPESERHSFNAIVSQKDLRETYLPAFKECVKEAKVEAVMGAYNRTNGEPCCGSETLLKKILREEWGFKGHVTSDCWAIRDFHLHHMVTKTAPESAALALNSGCDVNCGNMFPNLLIAYKEGLVSEEAIDKAVIRLFITRMKLGMFDNPEKVPYTSIPYEKNDCKEHREFALEVSKKSMVLLKNENNLLPLDRNKIKSIAVIGPNADSREALAGNYCGTASRYVTVLEGIHEAVADDTRVYYAQGCHLYKDKVEGLADPKDRFAEAVSAAERADVVVMCLGLDASIEGEEGDASNEYSSGDKKDLNLPGLQQELLEAVHKTGKPIILVILSGSALAVSWADENIPAIIQAWYPGAEGGKAVASLIFGEYSPSGRLPVTFYRTTEELPDFRDYSMKNRTYRYMQNEALYPFGYGLSYTKFEYGEIRLDKDRINVSEDIECSVKVKNIGQRESEETVQLYLKDVQARVEVPKWQLRGIKKIHLNPGEEKEVTFALTPRQMALIDNEGKCILEPGIFEIYIGGSQPDERSQRLTGTKVSKSTFEVIGDVVQLEY from the coding sequence ATGTGCGAAATACCTGCTTATAAAAATGAGGAGTTAAGTTTCGAAGAACGGGCAAAAGATTTGGTTTCAAGGATGACGCTGGAGGAAAAAGTTACACAAATGATTTATAACGCACCTGCAATTCCACGGCTCGGCATACCTTCATACAACTGGTGGAATGAAGCTTTACATGGAGTGGCAAGGGCAGGAGTTGCAACTATGTTTCCACAGGCCATAGGAATGGCGGCAACATTTGATGAGGATTTGGTTTACAAGGTTGCTGATGTCATTTCCACCGAAGGAAGGGCAAAATACCACGAATTTCAAAGGAAAGGCGACCATGGTATCTATAAGGGACTGACATTTTGGTCCCCAAATATAAACATTTTTAGAGATCCGAGGTGGGGAAGAGGCCATGAAACTTACGGAGAAGACCCTTATTTGACAGGAAGGCTGGGTGTCGCTTTTGTAAAAGGCATCCAGGGAAATGATGAAAAATACCTTAAAGCAGCTGCCTGTGCAAAGCATTATGCAGTCCACAGCGGTCCGGAAAGCGAAAGACATAGTTTTAATGCGATAGTATCACAAAAAGATTTGCGTGAAACATATCTTCCTGCATTTAAAGAGTGTGTAAAGGAGGCCAAGGTTGAAGCGGTGATGGGAGCTTATAACAGGACAAACGGTGAGCCCTGCTGCGGAAGTGAGACACTGCTTAAGAAAATCCTGAGAGAAGAGTGGGGATTTAAAGGTCATGTGACTTCAGACTGCTGGGCGATACGGGATTTTCACCTTCATCATATGGTGACAAAGACAGCTCCCGAGTCGGCGGCACTGGCACTGAATAGCGGCTGTGATGTAAACTGCGGAAATATGTTTCCTAATCTTCTGATTGCTTATAAGGAAGGATTGGTAAGTGAGGAAGCTATTGATAAAGCTGTAATAAGGTTATTTATTACAAGGATGAAGCTTGGTATGTTTGATAATCCTGAAAAGGTTCCTTATACAAGCATACCCTATGAAAAAAATGACTGCAAGGAGCATAGGGAATTTGCTTTGGAAGTATCCAAAAAATCAATGGTGCTGCTAAAGAACGAAAACAACCTGCTTCCACTGGACAGGAACAAAATAAAATCCATTGCAGTGATAGGGCCTAATGCCGATAGCAGGGAAGCATTAGCAGGTAACTATTGCGGTACAGCTTCCAGATATGTGACGGTACTTGAAGGAATACATGAAGCGGTAGCAGACGATACAAGGGTATATTATGCCCAAGGCTGTCATTTGTATAAGGATAAGGTTGAAGGGTTGGCCGACCCCAAAGACAGATTTGCAGAGGCTGTTTCTGCTGCCGAAAGGGCAGATGTCGTAGTGATGTGCCTGGGGCTTGATGCCAGCATTGAAGGAGAAGAAGGAGACGCTTCCAATGAATATTCAAGCGGCGATAAAAAAGATTTGAATCTTCCAGGTCTTCAACAGGAACTCCTTGAAGCTGTCCATAAAACAGGGAAACCTATTATTCTGGTGATCCTCTCAGGAAGTGCCCTTGCAGTTTCATGGGCAGATGAAAACATCCCTGCAATTATTCAAGCCTGGTATCCCGGTGCTGAAGGAGGAAAGGCAGTTGCCTCCTTGATTTTTGGAGAATACAGCCCTTCTGGAAGACTTCCGGTAACATTCTACAGGACAACCGAGGAACTTCCTGACTTCAGGGACTATTCCATGAAAAACAGGACCTATAGATATATGCAAAATGAAGCACTTTACCCATTTGGATATGGGTTAAGTTATACCAAGTTTGAATACGGTGAAATCAGACTTGATAAAGATAGGATAAATGTCAGTGAAGACATTGAATGCAGCGTAAAGGTTAAAAATATAGGCCAACGTGAGTCTGAAGAAACTGTACAGCTCTATTTGAAAGATGTTCAAGCCAGGGTTGAAGTCCCAAAATGGCAGTTGAGGGGAATCAAAAAAATACATTTGAACCCTGGAGAAGAAAAGGAAGTCACGTTTGCATTAACACCTCGGCAGATGGCATTGATAGATAATGAAGGAAAATGCATTCTTGAACCGGGCATATTTGAGATATATATTGGAGGCAGCCAGCCGGACGAAAGAAGCCAGAGGCTAACTGGGACAAAAGTCTCAAAAAGCACATTTGAAGTGATTGGTGATGTTGTCCAACTTGAATATTAG